A region of the Candidatus Methylomirabilis oxygeniifera genome:
CCTGTTCACCCGTCCGCATATCCATCAGACGCCCTCGCCGCACCCCCAACATCTCCATCACCAACCCTGCCTGCTCCTCCGGCACCTCGATGCTGACCCGCTCGAACGGCTCCAGCCGCGCCCCGGTCTCCGGATCGGTCTGAAAGATGACCTCTGGCCTCGAGACCTGCAGTTCATACCCCTCACGCCGCATCGTTTCGATCAGGACGACCAGATGTAACTCGCCTCGTCCGGCCACCAGGAAGCTGTCGGGGCTCTCCGTGTCATGGACTCGCAGGCTGACATTGTGCTCGAGCTCCTTAAACAGGCGCTCGCGGAGACTACGGCTCGAGCTCCACCGTCCCTCCCGCCCCGCGAAGGGGCTGGTGTTGACGCTGAAGGTCATCTGCACGGTCGGCTCGTCTACCAGGATCGGGGGAAGGGCCTGAGGGTTGTCCTTGTCGGCAATCGTCTCCCCAATCCCAACCTCCTCCAGGCCCGCCACCGCCACGATCTCGCCTGCCCCTGCCTCCTCGACCTCGATTCGATCCAATCCCTGATGTACAAAGACCTGCGCGACCTTATCGGGGTGGTAGGTTCCATCCTTCGCGATCCGGATGACCTCCTGGGCTCGGCGCAGACGGCCGGCGCACAGGCGACCGATGGCGATCCGACCCTTATAATCGTCATAGGCCAGCAGGTTGACCAGCATCTGCGTGGGACCATCCGGCTCCACCACGGGAGGAGGCAGGGAGCTGAGGATAGTTTCGAACAGGGGCTGCAGGTCAGGGGCCAGTGAGGTTGGCGTGTGGCCGGCCCGTCCACGGAGGCCGTCCGTATACACGATCGGGAAATCCGCTTGCTCTTCTGTTGCGCCAAGATCGATGAACAGATCGAAGGTGGCGTTGGCTGCGTAGTCGGCTCGGGCGTTCGCGCGGTCGATCTTGTTAACAACCACGACAACCCTGTGCTGGAGCTCCAGAGCCTTGCGCAGCACGAACCGGGTCTGGGGCATCGGCCCCTCCACGGCGTCCACCAGCAGCAACACCCCGTCCACCATGTTCAAAACCCGCTCGACCTCGCCCCCGAAGTCGGCGTGTCCCGGCGTGTCTACGATATTGATTTTCACGCTTCCGTAGGTCACGGCTGTATTCTTGGCCAGGATAGTGATGCCGCGCTCCCGCTCGAGAGGATTTGAATCCATGATCCGCATCATTACCGCCTGATTGTCCCTGAAGATGTGGCTCTGCTTCAGCATGGCATCTACGAGCGTCGTCTTGCCATGGTCCACGTGCGCGATGATGGCCAGATTCCTGAGATCGGTGCGCTGCTGTACCATAAAGCCTTTCGATGCGGTTATCGATTTCGCCGTACCGGCGGTAGGCGACACGACCGCGGAAATACGTTTTACGCTGAAATCCAGTGTGGAGAGGCGCGAGAAAGGTCAGAGCCTGAAGGTCAACCGGCTGCGGACCTGCTGGGGCCGTTCGAACAGATGTGGTGCTTCACGTTGCAACGGCACGAGTCAATCACCTCATGAATATACAACACTATATCGCAAAGAAGCGGATTCGTCAAACAGGTTCCTACGCCGGGACCGGGTAGACTTTTTGATTGCGTCGCGGGCGTGCGAGGCGTACTATGCGCCAGTACACATGAACGGCTCATCTGGCGCTGTGTCACGCATGGAGGAAGACGGATGAAGAGGATTCACTACGCATCAATACTCGCAACGGCCGCGGGGATGATCTTTGCCCTGGCAGCTTGTCAGGGCTTGCGCCAGGCACCCGATAAGACCCCGACCCCGGTCAAACTAGACGGCCCCGGAATTCAGAATGGCTCCACCGTACAGCTTGAATATAAGCTGACAGACGAAAAAGGGGCGATTCTGGATACCAACGAAGGAAAGGAGCCCTTGGTCTACACACATGGGCAGGGGCAGATCATTCCTGGACTGGAAAAGGCGTTGGGCGGTCTGCGCGCAGGCGATACCAAGCACGTCGTCGTCCCATCCGACGAGGCCTATGGACCGATCAGGCCTGATGCGTTTGTTGAGATCCCTAAAGAACGCATTCCGGACAAATTTCAGACAGTCGGAGCCCATCTTGTCGCCCAAGGCAAGAACGGACAGCCCCTCCATGCCTTCGTAAAAGAGATCAAGGAAAAGACAATCGTCCTTGATACGAATCATCCCCTGGCGGGTCAGGCTCTGACCTTTGACGTCAAGGTGGTCGGCATCGAGGCAGCGCAAGAGAAGAAGTAAGGACTGGCGGGATACCCCGATTTCGAAGCGGCACCCTCGTAGTGAGGGGAAATAGGAGGAAAGAGTGAATGAATCCGGAATCGCTGGAAGTCTATTGCAGCAACGAGACGTGCAGCGACCCTGGAGCAGTGGATACGGGCATTTCCGTTTCCGCTGCACAGTCGAGAAGATATCGTCGCATGAACTACAAGGGCAAGCGTCGAATCGGCGCCGCTCGAGCCTTTCTTTCGAGTCTCGTCATGTTCCAGTTTGACCCCGGCCTCCATTCTCTTCCGCCAGGAAAGTACCACATCTTTCAGTGCTCCGCGTGCAACCGCGAGCGCATCTACTGCGAGCAGGGCGACCAGCTTACGGAGGTGTAACCGTGGGTTTCCTCACTCAAGGTAGACGAGGCCCTGGCGGTCGATCTCCAGAAGCTGCACGCGGTTCTCGATCCCGAATTCGTGTCGCCAGCGCTCTCCCATGCGTCGGCCGATCTCCTCGCCATCTCCGCTGACCAGCGCGAGGAGTGAGGAGCCTGCGCCGCTTAGGCATGTGGCTAATGCGCCCGCTTGCCGCCCTTCCTCCAGGATTGCCTCCAGCCCGGGGAGTAGCTCGGCCCGGTACGGTTGGTGAAGACGGTCCTCCATCCCTGGTGCGAGCAGTTCGGGGCGATCGGTGACGAGGCCCGTGAGCAGGAGGGCCAGGCGGGTCAGGTTGAAGACGGCGTCGGCAAACGGGACCTGCTTAGGGAGCACCTCCCGCGCGCGCTTGGTAGGCAGCTTGAGGTCCGGGATCACGACGACGGCCTTCAAATACGCGGGAACGGGGACCCTGGCGGCCACGACGCGGCCCGCGACGATGGCGGAAGTCGTGAGACCTCCCATCAAGGCCGGCGTCACGTTGTCTGGGTGGCCTTCGAACGGCAGCGCTCTGGCGAGAAGCTCATCCGTCGAGAGTTCGACGCGAGCGAGACGACAGGCAGCAGCGATCCCGGCGAGGCAGGCTGCAGCGCTGCTCCCCAAGCCGCGCCCCAGCGGGATCCGGTTGATCTGACGCACCCGAAGTCCGGACGGCTGATGACCAAAGTCTCGGAGCGTCTCTTGTGCCGCTCGAACCGACAGGTTACGCCGCCCCGCCTGCTCCAGTTCGACCTTTCCCTCACCCTCGACCTGCAGTTGAAGTCCCTCGCCTTCGTCGGTCAGCTCTACCTCGTTATAGAGGCTGAGCGCCATCCCCAACGTATCAAATCCTGGTCCAAGGTTGGCCGTTGAGGCCGGCACTCTCACTCTTACCCGTCGCATCGATCACCCTTTCTCCAAAAATAGCTTTCAGCAGTCAGCGGTCAGCAATCAGCTTCAAACAAACCCCCCTGACCCCCCTTTCCTAAAAAAGGGGGGGATTTTTCAGGTGTGCCTTTCTCAAAAAGGGGGATATTTTTCACCTCCCCCTTTCGTAAAGGGGGATTGCGGGGGTTTTCGTACACCGGGATGCGGCATGGCCTCATGGGGCGTTCCACCAAGACTTCCGCATCCCGCATCGGTGGTCCCCACCATATACCGTAATTTGCCGATCCTCGCAAGGAGTAGTTGGGGGGCGAATCCCCTTGACTCGCTCCGGGTTTGACGCTATAAGACGAAAGGCCATTAGGACAGAAGGAGCACAGCATGCTGCAAGGTCGGACCATTGGGTTCATCGGGGCGGGCAATATGGCCGAGGCGATGATCCGCGGCCTGCTTGAAGCGAAGCTGGTAACGGCGGACCAGCTTATCGCCTCGGATATCGTCGAGGCGAAGCGACAGCAGATCCATCTTCGCTATGGCATCCGGACCGTGGCCGAGGGCCGCGATGCAGGGCTGAAGGCATCGATCCTGATCTTGGCCGTCAAGCCACAGGACATGGAGGCGGCGCTGCAGGGGATCGCCGCGTCTGTGGATGAGACCAGGACGATTATCTCGGTTGCGGCCGGCATTACGATCGCCTTCATCGCCGA
Encoded here:
- a CDS encoding Peptidyl-prolyl cis-trans isomerase (modular protein), encoding MKRIHYASILATAAGMIFALAACQGLRQAPDKTPTPVKLDGPGIQNGSTVQLEYKLTDEKGAILDTNEGKEPLVYTHGQGQIIPGLEKALGGLRAGDTKHVVVPSDEAYGPIRPDAFVEIPKERIPDKFQTVGAHLVAQGKNGQPLHAFVKEIKEKTIVLDTNHPLAGQALTFDVKVVGIEAAQEKK
- the thrB gene encoding Homoserine kinase (HSK) (HK), which encodes MPASTANLGPGFDTLGMALSLYNEVELTDEGEGLQLQVEGEGKVELEQAGRRNLSVRAAQETLRDFGHQPSGLRVRQINRIPLGRGLGSSAAACLAGIAAACRLARVELSTDELLARALPFEGHPDNVTPALMGGLTTSAIVAGRVVAARVPVPAYLKAVVVIPDLKLPTKRAREVLPKQVPFADAVFNLTRLALLLTGLVTDRPELLAPGMEDRLHQPYRAELLPGLEAILEEGRQAGALATCLSGAGSSLLALVSGDGEEIGRRMGERWRHEFGIENRVQLLEIDRQGLVYLE
- the typA gene encoding GTP-binding protein typA/bipA (Tyrosine phosphorylated protein A) (Evidence 2b : Function of strongly homologous gene; Product type ph : phenotype); its protein translation is MVQQRTDLRNLAIIAHVDHGKTTLVDAMLKQSHIFRDNQAVMMRIMDSNPLERERGITILAKNTAVTYGSVKINIVDTPGHADFGGEVERVLNMVDGVLLLVDAVEGPMPQTRFVLRKALELQHRVVVVVNKIDRANARADYAANATFDLFIDLGATEEQADFPIVYTDGLRGRAGHTPTSLAPDLQPLFETILSSLPPPVVEPDGPTQMLVNLLAYDDYKGRIAIGRLCAGRLRRAQEVIRIAKDGTYHPDKVAQVFVHQGLDRIEVEEAGAGEIVAVAGLEEVGIGETIADKDNPQALPPILVDEPTVQMTFSVNTSPFAGREGRWSSSRSLRERLFKELEHNVSLRVHDTESPDSFLVAGRGELHLVVLIETMRREGYELQVSRPEVIFQTDPETGARLEPFERVSIEVPEEQAGLVMEMLGVRRGRLMDMRTGEQGFVHYEFIVPTRGLLGFRQAFLTATRGTGLLNSLFYAYEPMVGEIRARDRGSLVAWEAGVATAYGLASAEGSGILFIGPGTEAYEGMVVGEAAKERDLEVNVAKRKHLTNMRSSTSDVAVRLTPPRQMSLDNCVEYLAEDELLEVTPKSLRLRKKLLDRHERKRGRVARH
- a CDS encoding protein of unknown function (Evidence 5 : No homology to any previously reported sequences); translation: MIDATGKSESAGLNGQPWTRI